In Streptomyces sp. NBC_01717, one DNA window encodes the following:
- a CDS encoding sulfite oxidase-like oxidoreductase, translated as MGQPESREYRESEQSELPPGQRLQRGWPVTHYGPVPKFKPDRWEFRVFGATADGEKRCWNHEEFSALPFSSVIADLHCVTKFSMLGAEWGGVLARTILELAPPSPQVTHVMVWAEYGFSSNLRLTDFAADRALFATHQGGELLTAEHGFPLRLVVPHLYAWKGPKWVRGIEYMTADRRGFWEERGYHNIGDPWKEQRYSYQEEPGDGPEL; from the coding sequence ATGGGTCAGCCGGAAAGCCGGGAATACCGCGAATCAGAGCAGTCCGAGCTTCCGCCGGGACAGCGACTGCAGCGCGGCTGGCCGGTTACCCACTACGGGCCCGTTCCCAAGTTCAAGCCCGACCGCTGGGAGTTCCGGGTCTTCGGAGCCACGGCGGACGGCGAGAAGCGCTGCTGGAACCATGAGGAGTTCTCGGCCCTGCCGTTCTCCTCGGTCATCGCCGATCTGCACTGCGTCACCAAATTCAGCATGCTCGGTGCCGAATGGGGCGGGGTTCTCGCCCGTACGATCCTCGAACTGGCGCCGCCCTCGCCCCAGGTCACCCATGTGATGGTCTGGGCCGAGTACGGATTCAGCTCGAACCTGCGGCTCACGGACTTCGCCGCGGACCGAGCACTTTTCGCCACTCACCAGGGCGGTGAACTGCTCACCGCCGAGCACGGCTTCCCGCTGCGTCTCGTCGTACCGCATCTGTACGCCTGGAAGGGGCCCAAGTGGGTCCGGGGCATCGAGTACATGACCGCCGATCGCCGGGGCTTCTGGGAGGAGCGCGGCTATCACAACATCGGCGACCCGTGGAAGGAACAGCGCTACTCCTACCAGGAGGAGCCCGGGGACGGCCCCGAGCTCTGA
- a CDS encoding DUF4396 domain-containing protein — protein MQHDTRDGQHEQQGRHEHEHHGHDSRHTDHADRSAHAGHSALAPGKAGWPMAARATLHCLTGCAVGEILGMVIGTAFGWGNAETMTLAIILAFAFGYTLTLRSILKAGVDFRTAFRVALAADTLSIAVMELIDNGVIALWPGAMDAQLADALFWGALALSLTAAFVVTTPVNKWMIGRGRGHAVVHPYHH, from the coding sequence ATGCAGCACGACACGCGCGACGGACAGCACGAGCAGCAGGGCCGGCATGAGCACGAGCACCATGGCCACGACAGCCGGCACACAGACCACGCAGACCGTTCAGCTCACGCCGGCCACTCGGCGCTCGCTCCCGGCAAGGCCGGCTGGCCCATGGCGGCCCGCGCCACGCTGCACTGCCTCACCGGATGCGCCGTCGGCGAGATCCTCGGCATGGTGATCGGTACGGCCTTCGGCTGGGGCAACGCGGAGACGATGACCCTCGCGATCATCCTGGCCTTCGCATTCGGCTACACGCTGACGCTGCGCTCCATCCTCAAGGCCGGCGTCGACTTCCGTACGGCGTTCCGGGTCGCCCTCGCCGCCGACACCCTCTCCATCGCGGTGATGGAGCTGATCGACAACGGTGTGATCGCGCTGTGGCCGGGCGCCATGGACGCGCAGCTCGCCGACGCGCTGTTCTGGGGAGCCCTCGCGCTGTCGCTGACCGCCGCCTTCGTCGTCACCACACCGGTCAACAAGTGGATGATCGGCCGCGGCAGGGGGCACGCGGTGGTGCACCCGTACCACCACTGA
- a CDS encoding deoxyribonuclease IV, which produces MRNPVGGHVPVAGGLAKVGLPYAREMGAEAVQVFVANPRGWATPAGNPAQDEQFRAECTAESIPAYVHAPYLINFGSHTEATVERSVESLRHSLRRAREIGALGVVVHTGSATGGRPRAEALAQVRTHMRPLLDELTHDDDPFLLLESTAGQGFSLCSRTWDFGPYFEALDAHPKLGICLDTCHIYAAGHDLAGPAGMKQTLDLLVETVGEGRLKLIHANDSKDVVGAQKDRHENIGAGHIGEEPFQELFSHPATAGVPLVIETPGGKEGHAADVARLKELRDRG; this is translated from the coding sequence ATGCGCAACCCAGTCGGCGGCCATGTCCCGGTGGCCGGCGGCCTCGCCAAGGTCGGCCTGCCCTACGCCCGCGAGATGGGGGCGGAGGCCGTCCAGGTCTTCGTCGCCAATCCGCGCGGCTGGGCGACACCGGCCGGGAACCCGGCGCAGGACGAACAGTTCCGCGCCGAGTGCACCGCCGAGTCGATACCGGCGTACGTCCACGCCCCGTATCTGATCAACTTCGGCTCGCACACCGAGGCCACTGTCGAGAGGTCAGTGGAGTCGCTGCGCCACTCCCTGCGCCGGGCCCGCGAGATCGGCGCCCTGGGCGTCGTGGTGCACACGGGCTCCGCGACCGGCGGCAGGCCGCGCGCGGAGGCCCTGGCCCAGGTGCGGACGCACATGCGGCCGCTCCTCGACGAGCTGACCCACGACGACGACCCGTTTCTGCTGCTGGAGTCGACCGCCGGACAGGGGTTCTCGCTCTGCTCACGGACCTGGGACTTCGGCCCGTACTTCGAGGCGCTGGACGCCCACCCCAAGCTCGGTATCTGCCTCGACACCTGCCACATCTACGCGGCAGGCCACGACCTGGCGGGCCCGGCGGGCATGAAGCAGACCCTGGATCTGCTGGTGGAGACGGTCGGTGAGGGCCGGCTGAAACTGATCCACGCCAATGACTCCAAAGACGTGGTGGGGGCCCAGAAGGACCGGCACGAGAACATCGGCGCCGGGCACATCGGCGAGGAGCCGTTCCAGGAGCTGTTCTCGCACCCGGCGACGGCCGGGGTGCCGCTGGTCATCGAGACGCCGGGCGGCAAGGAAGGCCACGCGGCGGATGTGGCGCGACTCAAGGAGCTGCGCGACCGGGGCTGA
- the pknB gene encoding Stk1 family PASTA domain-containing Ser/Thr kinase, giving the protein MDTTLQDPSPAFGQGDPIVGQLLDGRYRVDARIAVGGMATVYRAMDTRLDRVLALKVMHPALATDASFVERFIREAKSVARLAHPNVVAVFDQGAQGAYVYLAMEYVAGCTLRDVLRERGALQPRAALDILEPVLAALGAAHRAGFVHRDMKPENVLIGDDGRVKVADFGLVRAVGSDTNTTGTVLGTVSYLAPEQIEHGTADTRTDVYACGVVLYEMLTGAKPHTGDTPAQVIYQHLNEDVPAPSAVVPGLATELDELVASATARNPEARPFDAVALLAESRTARATLTDGQLDAVPPQALAEAHDDAEDRTSVIRRVLPVDQGTAHHTSRLEMPPPLPPEPARSGPRRDGPRRGMLTAIVAVLLVLGVGAGVWYINSGQFTRVPSLLGQTEKAARERLSDSGLELKGVDRAYSDDIDRGKVISSDPKSGARIRGNGSVKIVVSRGPEIVKVPDVRGTGLAEARRALKKVGLVPGMVTKEFSEDIGQGEVIRTDPGAGAERHPDSAVALVVSKGSPVDVPDLTGLSVQEATDALDEEGLKTEVLPGRVNSPEAAGDIARQSPGGGTQAAAGDTITLTVSKGPRMIDVPDVTGKDVDEATRLLKAAGFEVEVDRPFLSFSDTIASQSVDGGDRAPEGSTITIKTKGL; this is encoded by the coding sequence GTGGATACGACCCTCCAGGACCCTTCCCCGGCGTTCGGCCAGGGAGACCCCATCGTCGGGCAGCTGCTCGACGGCCGCTACCGCGTCGATGCCCGCATCGCCGTGGGCGGGATGGCCACGGTCTACCGGGCCATGGACACCAGGCTCGACCGGGTGCTCGCCCTCAAGGTGATGCACCCGGCCCTCGCGACCGACGCCTCGTTCGTCGAGCGTTTCATCCGCGAGGCCAAGTCCGTGGCCCGGCTCGCGCACCCCAATGTGGTCGCTGTCTTCGACCAGGGCGCCCAGGGGGCGTACGTCTACCTGGCGATGGAGTACGTGGCGGGCTGCACGCTGCGCGACGTCCTGCGTGAGCGCGGCGCCCTGCAGCCGAGAGCCGCGCTGGACATCCTGGAGCCGGTCCTCGCGGCGCTCGGCGCCGCACACCGGGCAGGCTTCGTGCACCGCGACATGAAGCCGGAGAACGTCCTCATAGGGGACGACGGCCGGGTGAAGGTCGCGGACTTCGGTCTCGTACGGGCCGTGGGTTCCGACACCAACACCACCGGAACGGTCCTCGGCACCGTCTCCTATCTCGCCCCCGAGCAGATCGAGCACGGCACGGCGGACACCCGCACCGATGTGTACGCCTGCGGCGTCGTGCTGTACGAGATGCTGACGGGCGCCAAGCCGCACACCGGCGACACCCCCGCCCAGGTCATCTACCAGCACCTCAACGAGGACGTGCCGGCGCCGTCGGCCGTCGTGCCGGGGCTCGCGACCGAGCTGGACGAACTGGTCGCGAGCGCCACCGCCCGGAACCCGGAGGCCCGTCCGTTCGACGCCGTGGCCCTGCTCGCCGAGTCCCGTACCGCGCGGGCCACGCTCACCGACGGCCAGCTGGACGCCGTACCGCCGCAGGCCCTCGCCGAGGCACACGACGACGCCGAGGACCGGACGAGCGTGATCCGCCGGGTGCTCCCGGTCGACCAGGGCACCGCCCATCACACCAGCCGGCTGGAGATGCCCCCTCCCCTGCCGCCCGAGCCGGCGAGGAGCGGGCCGCGACGCGATGGTCCGCGGCGCGGGATGCTCACTGCGATCGTCGCCGTGCTGCTGGTGCTGGGGGTCGGCGCCGGTGTCTGGTACATCAACTCGGGACAGTTCACCCGGGTCCCCTCGCTGCTCGGCCAGACCGAGAAGGCCGCCCGCGAGCGGCTCTCGGACTCCGGCCTCGAGCTGAAGGGCGTCGACCGGGCCTACAGCGACGACATCGACCGCGGCAAAGTCATCAGCAGCGACCCGAAGTCGGGCGCCCGGATCCGGGGCAACGGCTCGGTGAAGATCGTCGTCTCGCGCGGCCCCGAAATCGTGAAGGTCCCCGACGTCCGGGGCACCGGGCTCGCCGAGGCCAGGCGCGCACTGAAGAAGGTGGGCCTGGTGCCCGGCATGGTCACCAAGGAGTTCAGCGAGGACATCGGGCAGGGCGAGGTGATCCGTACGGATCCCGGAGCGGGCGCGGAGCGCCACCCCGACTCCGCGGTCGCCCTGGTCGTCAGCAAGGGCAGCCCGGTCGATGTCCCCGACCTGACCGGGCTGTCGGTCCAGGAGGCCACCGACGCGCTGGACGAGGAAGGCCTGAAGACCGAGGTGCTGCCGGGCCGGGTCAATTCGCCCGAGGCCGCGGGCGACATCGCGCGTCAGTCACCGGGCGGGGGCACCCAGGCAGCCGCGGGCGACACCATCACGCTCACCGTCTCCAAGGGCCCGCGGATGATCGATGTCCCGGATGTCACCGGCAAGGACGTCGACGAGGCCACACGCCTGCTGAAGGCCGCGGGCTTCGAGGTCGAGGTCGACCGCCCGTTCCTCTCCTTCAGCGACACGATCGCGAGCCAGTCCGTCGACGGCGGCGACCGGGCCCCCGAGGGCAGCACCATCACCATCAAGACCAAGGGACTCTAG
- a CDS encoding thiazole synthase, giving the protein MSDDLFTLGGTTFGSRLIMGTGGAPSLDVLERSLTASGTELTTVAMRRLDPTVQGSVLSVLERLSIRVLPNTAGCFTAGEAVLTARLAREALGTDWIKLEVVADERTLLPDPIELLDAAETLVDDGFTVLPYTNDDPVLARKLEDVGCAAIMPLGSPIGSGLGIRNPHNFQLIVEHARVPVILDAGAGTASDAALAMELGCAAVMLASAVTRAQEPELMAAAMRHAVDGGRLAYRAGRIPRRHFAEASSPMEGRAALDPERPAF; this is encoded by the coding sequence TTGTCCGACGATCTCTTCACCCTGGGCGGCACCACGTTCGGCTCCCGGCTGATCATGGGGACGGGCGGGGCGCCCAGCCTCGACGTGCTGGAACGCTCGCTGACCGCGTCCGGCACCGAGCTGACCACCGTCGCGATGCGCCGCCTCGATCCGACCGTGCAGGGTTCGGTGCTCTCCGTGCTGGAACGGCTCTCGATCCGCGTCCTGCCGAACACGGCGGGCTGCTTCACCGCGGGCGAGGCCGTGCTGACCGCGCGGCTGGCCCGCGAGGCGCTGGGCACCGACTGGATCAAGCTGGAGGTGGTGGCCGACGAGCGGACCCTGCTGCCCGATCCGATCGAGCTGCTGGACGCCGCGGAGACGCTGGTGGACGACGGTTTCACCGTCCTCCCGTACACGAATGACGACCCGGTGCTGGCTCGGAAGCTGGAGGACGTGGGATGTGCGGCGATCATGCCGCTCGGCTCCCCGATCGGCTCCGGTCTCGGCATCCGCAACCCGCACAACTTCCAGCTGATCGTCGAGCACGCCCGGGTACCGGTGATTCTCGACGCCGGCGCCGGGACCGCGTCGGACGCGGCGCTCGCGATGGAGCTGGGATGCGCGGCAGTGATGCTGGCGTCGGCGGTGACCCGGGCGCAGGAACCCGAGCTGATGGCGGCAGCGATGCGGCACGCGGTGGACGGCGGACGGCTGGCGTACCGCGCGGGCCGGATCCCTAGGCGCCACTTCGCCGAGGCGTCGTCACCGATGGAGGGGCGGGCTGCGCTGGACCCGGAGCGGCCCGCGTTCTGA
- the thiS gene encoding sulfur carrier protein ThiS produces the protein MTDSVALSVSVNGDPRSIAAGTTLEALVVTLTAATSGVAAAVNETVVPRSRWSTAALADGDRIEVLTAVQGG, from the coding sequence ATGACCGACTCCGTCGCGCTCTCCGTGTCCGTGAACGGTGATCCCCGCTCGATCGCCGCCGGCACCACCCTGGAAGCTCTCGTCGTCACCCTGACCGCGGCGACCTCCGGCGTCGCGGCCGCTGTCAACGAGACCGTCGTCCCGCGCAGCCGGTGGTCCACCGCGGCGCTCGCCGACGGCGACCGGATCGAAGTTCTCACCGCGGTCCAGGGAGGCTGA
- the thiO gene encoding glycine oxidase ThiO: protein MRPSGSTSAVGSDAPGSDVLVIGGGIIGLVTAWRAAQRGLRTAVVDPDPGGGAARVAAGMLAAVTELHYGEQMLLGLNVASAARYPAFAAELEAASGQDIGFRACGTLAVALDSDDRAHLRELHALQQRSGLQSEWLTGRECRRLEPMLAPGVRGGLRVDGDHQVDPRRLAAALLAACERAGVVFHRDRAERLVVVRDRATGALLAAGTELAADQIVLAAGSLSGRLAGLPAEVVPPVRPVKGQVLRLTVPAAYSPFLTRTVRAVVRGSHVYLVPRENGELVVGATSEEMGWDTTVTAGGVYELLRDAHELVPGITELPLTETRAGLRPASPDNAPLLGPTALPGLHLATGHHRNGVLLTPVTGDAMAELLTTGELPAVARPFTPGRFAPAAVPPPAVPPATTSARQEQPA from the coding sequence ATGCGACCCTCCGGGAGCACATCAGCGGTCGGATCCGACGCACCCGGATCCGACGTCCTCGTCATCGGGGGCGGAATCATCGGCCTGGTGACCGCCTGGCGGGCGGCGCAGCGCGGCCTGCGCACCGCGGTCGTCGACCCCGACCCGGGCGGCGGTGCCGCCCGGGTCGCGGCCGGAATGCTCGCCGCCGTCACCGAACTCCATTACGGCGAGCAGATGCTGCTCGGTCTCAATGTCGCCTCCGCCGCGCGGTACCCGGCCTTCGCGGCCGAGTTGGAGGCGGCGAGCGGCCAGGACATCGGCTTCCGGGCCTGCGGCACCCTCGCGGTCGCCCTGGACTCCGACGACCGCGCCCATCTACGGGAACTGCACGCGCTCCAGCAGCGTTCGGGGCTGCAGTCGGAGTGGCTCACCGGCCGCGAGTGCCGCCGCCTGGAACCGATGCTGGCGCCGGGTGTGCGCGGCGGTCTGCGGGTCGACGGCGACCACCAGGTCGACCCCCGCCGGCTGGCCGCCGCCCTGCTGGCGGCCTGCGAGCGGGCCGGGGTGGTCTTCCACCGCGACCGGGCGGAACGCCTGGTGGTGGTACGGGACCGGGCCACCGGAGCCCTGCTGGCAGCCGGCACGGAGCTCGCCGCCGACCAGATCGTGCTCGCCGCAGGCAGCCTCAGCGGGCGGCTCGCGGGTCTGCCGGCCGAGGTCGTGCCGCCCGTCCGGCCGGTGAAGGGACAGGTGCTGCGGCTGACCGTGCCCGCCGCGTACTCGCCGTTCCTCACCCGGACCGTACGGGCCGTGGTCCGCGGCAGCCATGTCTATCTCGTCCCGCGCGAGAACGGCGAGCTGGTCGTCGGCGCCACCAGCGAGGAGATGGGCTGGGACACCACGGTCACGGCGGGCGGGGTGTACGAGCTGCTCCGCGACGCCCACGAGCTGGTGCCCGGCATCACCGAACTGCCGCTCACCGAGACCCGGGCCGGCCTGCGCCCGGCCTCCCCCGACAATGCCCCGCTGCTCGGCCCCACCGCCCTGCCCGGCCTGCATCTCGCCACCGGCCACCACCGCAACGGGGTGCTGCTCACCCCCGTCACCGGTGACGCCATGGCCGAGCTGTTGACCACCGGCGAGCTGCCCGCCGTGGCCCGCCCGTTCACCCCCGGGCGGTTCGCGCCCGCCGCCGTACCGCCGCCCGCCGTGCCTCCCGCCACCACCTCCGCACGTCAGGAGCAGCCCGCATGA
- a CDS encoding NAD(P)/FAD-dependent oxidoreductase, which yields MSEQQTEQPDRRTERRVVIVGAGMAGVQTAVALREQGFTGPVALIGAEPHQPYDRPPLSKAVLLGTAEGSAFDIDFEELDIELQLGRDVTGLRADAHELDTLAGPVPYDVLVIASGAEPVVLPGSEGVPGVHLLRTLDDAARLRPVLDQQHTVVVVGAGWIGAEFATAARAAGCEVTVVEAADLPLAGVLPAEVAAPMARWYAQSGAELLTGAPVARIEPGSVVLADGRTVAAGAVVVGIGARPATGWLAGSGIALGPDGSVTTDAALRTSLPDVYAVGDCASFPSARYGTRLLVHHWDNAVQGPRTAAANIIGAGADGASSLLAYDPVPYFWSEQFDRFVQYAGHHGGADTLLWRGDPADPTWSVCWLRDGALVAVLAVGRPRDLAQGRKLIEAGARLDPARAADPAVPLKSARADAP from the coding sequence GTGAGCGAGCAGCAGACAGAGCAGCCGGACCGGCGGACAGAGCGCCGCGTCGTCATCGTCGGTGCGGGCATGGCCGGCGTGCAGACCGCGGTGGCCCTGCGGGAACAGGGCTTCACCGGCCCGGTCGCCCTGATCGGTGCCGAACCCCACCAGCCGTACGACCGGCCCCCGCTGTCCAAGGCGGTGCTGCTCGGCACGGCAGAAGGCTCCGCCTTCGACATCGACTTCGAAGAGCTGGACATCGAGCTGCAACTGGGCCGTGACGTGACCGGCCTACGGGCCGACGCGCACGAACTGGACACCCTGGCGGGCCCCGTCCCGTACGACGTCCTGGTCATCGCCTCCGGCGCCGAACCGGTGGTGCTGCCCGGCTCCGAGGGGGTGCCCGGCGTGCATCTGCTGCGCACCCTCGACGACGCCGCACGGCTGCGGCCGGTCCTCGACCAGCAGCACACCGTCGTGGTCGTCGGGGCGGGCTGGATCGGCGCCGAATTCGCCACCGCAGCCCGCGCCGCGGGCTGCGAGGTCACCGTCGTCGAGGCCGCCGACCTGCCGCTCGCGGGCGTCCTGCCCGCCGAGGTCGCCGCCCCGATGGCCCGCTGGTACGCGCAGAGCGGCGCCGAACTCCTCACCGGCGCCCCGGTGGCACGGATCGAGCCCGGCAGCGTGGTCCTCGCGGACGGCCGCACGGTTGCCGCCGGAGCGGTGGTCGTCGGGATCGGCGCCCGGCCTGCCACCGGCTGGCTGGCCGGCTCCGGCATCGCCCTCGGTCCGGACGGATCGGTGACCACCGACGCCGCGCTGCGCACCTCGCTGCCCGATGTGTACGCGGTCGGGGACTGCGCGTCCTTCCCCTCCGCGCGGTACGGCACACGGCTCCTCGTCCATCACTGGGACAACGCCGTCCAAGGGCCGCGGACCGCCGCCGCCAACATCATCGGTGCCGGTGCGGACGGGGCGTCGTCGCTCCTGGCATACGACCCCGTGCCGTACTTCTGGTCCGAGCAGTTCGACCGGTTCGTGCAGTACGCGGGCCATCACGGGGGCGCGGACACGCTGCTCTGGCGCGGCGACCCGGCCGATCCCACCTGGTCCGTGTGCTGGCTGCGGGACGGCGCACTGGTCGCCGTCCTGGCCGTCGGCAGGCCGCGCGATCTGGCCCAGGGACGCAAACTCATCGAGGCTGGGGCACGGCTGGATCCGGCGCGGGCGGCCGACCCCGCCGTACCGCTGAAGTCGGCCAGGGCCGATGCCCCGTAG
- a CDS encoding Rv2175c family DNA-binding protein yields the protein MTEIDAKIDALVPAWLHLPDIAEMLDVEVTRVRQLVKEGQLIAVRRGENRTLQVPAAFIDGNKVVKGLSGTLTLLRDDGYTDEEMLEWLFTPDPTLPGTPAQALSENRGTEVKRRAQALAV from the coding sequence GTGACCGAGATTGACGCAAAGATTGATGCTCTCGTCCCCGCCTGGCTCCACCTTCCCGACATCGCCGAAATGCTCGATGTCGAGGTGACGCGCGTGCGGCAGCTGGTCAAGGAGGGCCAGCTCATCGCCGTACGACGTGGTGAGAACCGGACGCTCCAGGTACCTGCTGCCTTCATCGACGGCAACAAGGTGGTCAAGGGCCTCTCCGGCACCCTGACGCTCCTGAGGGACGACGGCTACACCGACGAAGAGATGCTGGAGTGGCTCTTCACTCCCGACCCGACCCTGCCGGGTACCCCGGCGCAGGCGCTGAGCGAGAATCGCGGCACGGAGGTGAAGCGCCGCGCCCAGGCGCTCGCCGTCTGA
- the thiE gene encoding thiamine phosphate synthase, with protein MPTPRELLSDARLYLCTDARRRQGDLPAFLDAVLSSGVDIVQLRDKGMEAAEELEHLAVLADACRRHGKLLAVNDRADVAHAIGSEVLHLGQGDLPVPAARAIIGEGVVIGRSTHAEPEVDAAVAEPGVDYFCTGPCWPTPTKPGRHAPGLDLVRYAASLAQPRPWFAIGGIDAGNLDEVLDAGARRVVVVRAITEADDPAAATAELAKRIRARADG; from the coding sequence ATGCCCACGCCTCGCGAGCTGCTGTCCGACGCCCGGCTCTATCTGTGCACGGATGCCCGCAGGCGCCAGGGCGACCTGCCCGCCTTCCTCGACGCCGTGCTCTCCTCCGGGGTGGACATCGTCCAGCTGCGCGACAAGGGCATGGAGGCGGCCGAGGAGCTCGAACACCTGGCGGTCCTCGCCGACGCCTGCCGGCGCCACGGCAAACTCCTCGCCGTGAACGACCGGGCCGACGTCGCCCACGCCATCGGGTCCGAGGTGCTCCACCTCGGCCAGGGAGACCTGCCGGTCCCCGCCGCCCGCGCCATCATCGGCGAGGGCGTGGTGATCGGCCGCTCCACGCACGCGGAGCCCGAGGTCGACGCCGCTGTCGCCGAGCCCGGCGTGGACTACTTCTGCACCGGACCCTGCTGGCCCACCCCGACCAAGCCCGGTCGGCACGCCCCCGGCCTCGACCTCGTGCGGTACGCCGCCTCGCTCGCCCAGCCGCGCCCCTGGTTCGCCATCGGCGGGATCGACGCGGGCAACCTCGACGAGGTGCTGGACGCGGGAGCGCGCAGGGTCGTCGTCGTACGGGCGATCACCGAGGCCGACGACCCGGCGGCGGCCACCGCGGAGCTGGCGAAGCGGATCAGGGCGCGCGCCGACGGCTGA